The nucleotide sequence ATAGCGAACCAAACCTGAGAGACCCGAGTTCTTATGCATTCTGAAGGACGCGTGTGTGAACATGAGTCGcattgtgtgcatgttgacacgtctgcatgtgaacatttttggagccaacaggtatgtttgtaacatagtgattataaacatccagcaacttgttttATGCTGCTTcgtggttttacccccccccccccaaacccccccgcccctcttcttccctccttttcttttccgtccggttcaacacaagaggctttcagctctcatccgtctgctcagctgttggaagttaaaaagaaaagattcctGCACTAGCAGGACGACTCACTGAGACACCCTGAAAGAGAGTCGGACTAAATCCTGGAGCTAAGAAGACAATATTGACCTGGAGAGATCAGAAGATTCATGCAGGAAGCCAATTTATGTAGTGATGAAATGTGACTTAACAACCCCAGCTTCTATTTTGACAAATGTTCTCTCATTATAGTACAAAATCTCCTCAATGAACCTGAATCTGTACAGAAAACTATTCTGAGTAGTAAATTGACTCATTTTTTTACCCCATAGAGGAAACCAAACCGTTTttatgtttagtttattttcccGCCGTCATCTTCATCCGCTGCAGACCTGTAGTTGTGTCGTGGTCGTCATCATATGGCGGTCAGATCATTTTGTGAGGATTATCTGATTATTATTGCATGAATGCAGCTTTGTTTGGGTAGAACATTAACTGGTGAATCAAAAATgagcagaaacagaagcagatTGGAATCAGTCCTGTTAGCAACAGATACAAAAAGCtgctggaggagctgcagcgtGCTCTGGCTAAGTCTCATTTTAACCTTTTGCTGTCCCGCGGTGGAGCCACAGAGGAAGCCGCCCACCGCCGCCTGAAACTCTGTGACCTGTAGCTGCTGCAGCGTCTCCCTGGTGAATCctgctttgctgtttttagaagGGAGTGGGAGAGACGCCGATCTCAGAGTTCAGCCTCCATCCACGGCTTCTGCCAATCGGAATAAACGGCCACGTTTGGCTGCCAGTTTGTTAGCAGAGTGACAGGAACCGAAAACCCACCTCTGAGTGGGAGCACAGGCTGCTGGCAGACTGCAGCCATCAGCCTTCACTCAAAACACAGCTCAGCATTTGTTTTGGCTTCAAGATGAGGAGTGctaagtggggggggggcatgttttTCTTACCTCCTCAGGTGGGGAAGCCATCTGCCCAGACCTCCCCTCTGCAAAGTCAACACGAGTTGTAATTAACATCTGCTTTACACAGGAGATGGTAGAGACGGACGGGAAGTAGGTCAGGCATGCGGTGGAGGGACCATGATGAGGGAAAACTCTGATGACAGTCGTGGAGCAGGAGGATGAGACCAGACTCAGACAGGACCCTGCAGCTCGCTTAGGTTCTTCTTCTACTGTGCTTCGTCAGGATTTCACATCTggacacaatgaacttcatcAAACCGAACTCCAAACCTTCCATCAATGTGAGCTTCTAAACCACGTCCATAACACGTGTGATGATGTGGAGCAGCATCTCCAGCAGGTTCCTTCATCGTTCAGATGAACCGTGAGAATGAGAGGTTCCATTCCCGCTGCAGCTCAGGACTGTAGGGTTGTTATGATGGCGGCAGCATGGCGGACCGGCGTAACCTCGTCCTCCCTGTTGGGTCACTGATGCAGAACCAGGTTCTTAATTCATCCTATGTTTAAGAAGAGTGTGGTTCTGTTCAGGAAAACTGGACCAGATCAGAACTGTTACTGATTAGATGTGGTCCGGGAATTCCTGTTTGCGTTTGGCTTCATTTGGACAGTGAGCAACGTCCGACAGACGATGAAGCTGATCAAAATGTTCAGGCCTGATCCGTACAAACATGACACGGTCCGGTTTTTACTGCTGTGGCGCGGACCCATAACATCCCCACGGAGTCACTGTTCAGCACACTTCTTGCAGAAACCCCAGTCTTGCAGGACTAACAGTGTTTTACAACAATCCGCGTCTGCAGGACACAAACAGCCAGGATTGTTGGTGGGAATGCACGCTCCGCCAGGAAGAGCTGCCACTTCACAGCCAACAGACGGCTTCAGTTACTGTGACGACCAGATGAgcgcttttattgtgaaaaaggaGGGATGGTGTATTTGACAGAAAAAGTGTCGGCCTGAAGGCAGCTTCACAGAACTCCATGTTtgattatttcaatgtttttccactgaaatgaacattttttagctttttgcaGAAACAGATTGAGGTTTAACAGACAGACCAacagttcaaataaataaaattcaataataaacatattcatattaataataatttccaaCATAATTGATCTGTACTTTGACCTTCTACGGGAAATGACCCCCAGACGGCGTTCTTTTGAGGCCTGATGGGTAAGTCAAGGAGTTACAGACTTCTTCAGATCAAATCTGCCGTTGCCTGACTCCGCCCCCTGTGTGCATTGGCCTTGTTTTGAAAGCCAAAGGTGGGTCATGTGACGGGACTTCTCCGATCGTGTGCTTCCAGTCTCCCTGCGTCAGGACGAGACCTAAAGTCAGAACTCCCCAAACTTTGATTCACTGTCCAGAGGCTTTTTCTGCTGGATGTAGTGAAACGACTTCTGACACTCGCTGGTGGTTGAAACCTTCCTGAGGGACATTTGAGTTGATTGAGAAAAGCCCCCCCATGACACCAGGAAATAGAAGGTCTTCATCTGGCATATTGGCGAGTCCAGCTGAAGCCCCTCAGCAATCCTCTATTTGAGCCCAGGAGCAAAGTgaatcccttgtgctatcctaggcactttaacattgggagttgggtcatctagacccactagacagagctctgaaccttttttcttcaatgatttgtgatcttcactggtgtccatggattacatgaaatctttccacctttatccacctttgtcatggtaggagaacacctcaatggaagggggggtcataggataacacaagggttaaacacactGCTGTGAAACGCCACAAGTCAAATGTTCCATCCAGGCACCGTGAACGTGATGAGAAGCTGTAGAGGCAGCTGGAAGCTGCTGGGACTCCTCAGTGGAAGGACGAATGACGGCTGTGAGCAGCTGATCCACACATTTACACCCGAACTGGTGGGAAACCAGCAGCTGACCTTCAGACTCTGACCTTTGAGGCGCCATAGAGGCTCATCATCTATGAGTCCCAACAAGTGAGGTGTCATAATTCATTATTAGTTCTTTCATCTttctatttttactgttttaacatTATTCACAAGAGCGCACTGTTGATGCCTTTAGTGTgacgtgttgtcatggtaaccttTACCGACCTggctctgctgcagctcctgaatGAGGACTGATCAGTGGAGGAAAGCGGTTTATCTGCTAAACGTTCAGCGATCCAAAGCGTCAGTTCAGAGGAGTGTTCTCCTCTTCCCgcctgtttttgtccagatgatgaagataaagtttgtttcaaagaaagaaagtccatcAGTCATTTCCTACATCGCTTTGATGGAAGAAAAATCCACCATGAACTCTGATCCATAAATGTGGATCAACAAACCATTTCTTTCGTTaatcaataataaaaatgttttcactgtAAATCAGATAAAGACAGATGGACAGACATTCTTCCAGGTCTCTGTTGTCCCGGTTAGCCGCAGCGTTTTGGCCGCCAGCGCAGTGATAGAACATTCAGGCTATGTAATCAGAACTTCTTTAACGGTCGTCCATGATCGCTTTTTAAcggacaccctgcagccaatcagaatgcatgTTGTTCGAATGGCCCAGTCAGAGGAGAGCAGTTCTGCATGGTTCTGCTGCGTCTTATGAAAGGATTTCCTTCCATATTGTCAGAGCTTACTTTGGGTTTGACGTTAGCGGTGACAGAATGATGGAGCATGTGCTCCTAAAGCGCTGCAGCAGCACACAGTCCCACCATGAATGCTGCACCTCTCCTGCCATCTGTGCTCTTCCAGCTACATTTCTTCATCTGCCACGTCAAAGCCCACTCCTTCCTCCCAAATTCTGGACTTTCATCCTTCCAACGTGCTGTTTCATCTGCAGCCTGTGCTGTTGTGAAATGTGTGTCATTCCATGAGCAGCGTTTCTTAGTTTGGATCGATGTCGACCCACCCCAACCAGGAGCTGATTGGCTCTGCTTTGATGGGAGACTGCAGTTAAGGTCCCACTCCACAAATGGCGCCATGCATTGTGAACCCGTGAACCCAAAAGTCCTATCCTAATCAGATTTTCATCTAAACCGTCTAAACAGAACAATGTGATGTCCCTCCTCAGAGGATGGTCAGATATGTCCCTAACCTCAAACCAGatcaaatgcagatttcttcCAGAATCACTGGGATTTCTTAGATTGAAACCTCTGTTTTCCATTTGCGTCCATGTGAGCTGTGGCAGTGGGAGTTAGTGGCTGTTCATCGTGCCTTTAGGAGGTTTAATGACTTTAAACCTCACTCAGGGAATTTCTCACAGTTTAATCAAACCAAACTGGTGTTTTCCATCAGGGTCAGGTGATGCAGTTCACCTGTGTCACATGAACCAAAAAGCCTTTGCATAGAGAACACCACAAACAGAACCCCTCAAGACAAACAATCATTTACAGCGGTCGGAGCACACTGACCTCGCCATGTTATTCTGTCAGTGGCGTTCCCTAAAGCGCAGCCCATCTAAACCATTAGTTTGCTTCCCCTCAGCTGATGAAAGGTAGAGGAGGCTGCTCTTCCTGGTCGCTGTGTCTGCACATCTGTTTGTAGGGATTGATGCTCTGTCTGTCTGATCTACTCCATAGTACAGAATCTGTTTTGGTCCAAACGTTTTCTGGGGTAACAGTCAGTCTGAACTTCCATCTGTGCTCATGACAGGCAGGAGAAGCTGCAGGAAGATGATTGTTTTCTTATGATGATTATGGAGACGTCATCATCACCTCTGTGACGCGTCCAGAATAACAGCCCCTCGCCAAGGACAGTCCAGATCAGAGATATGTCCATAATGAGCTTTTCCCTCTAGGAATCAATTTGCAGCCGTGTCTAGAGGGTGGGGAGGGGGCACTGAAGGTTGTTCAGAGAAACTGTCTGATTCCGGATCGTTCGCCTGAACACAGAGCTGCTTGAACGTCTGCAGATCTCTAAACGTCTGCAGCTTCCTGAACGTCTGCAGCTTCCTGAACGTCTGCAGCTTCCTGGGCGTCTGCATATCTCTAAACGTCTGCAGCTACCTGAGCGTCTGCAGATCTCTAAACGTCTGCAGCGTCCTGAACGTCTGCAGATCTTTAAACGTCTGCAGATATCTAATCGTCTGCAGCTACCTGAGCGTCTGCAGATCTCTAAACGTCTGCAGATCTCTAAACGTCTGCATCTCTCAGCACGGATCTGCTAGTACCGTCTTGTCAGGAAGCACATCTCTGGGAGCTCTTGTAGAATGCGATGAGGAAGCAGCCCAGCagcctgtgttgttttaatCGTCTCAGAGTTGATATGattgtgcaataaaaatgagaagTTCTTGCAAATGTGTAAGTTATTGTTACTGTGAGTTTCTGTTCAAGCTGAGAGGATTTGTGCCAAAGGAAAAGTCAAAGTTGAACTGAGTTTCTGTTAAATTTTTCAAAAGAACCAGATCCTGCCCACTGACATTCAACCTCATCTCTTTTCTCCCTGCAGTCAGACCGCCCTGAGGCCAGGCGGCTGTGTGGGGCGCCGGGTGTGGATCCTGCTGGCCATGACTCACTTCACCCTGGACTTCTCCGCCTGCAGCCCCCTCAGTCAGGGGGGCAAGCTCACATCCAAAGCAGCGCCCCGCTCTCGCCCTCGCCTGCAGCCCCTTTGGGATATGCCTAATAAGCTTCAATGGAGAACAGTGAGCCCTTTGGCCCGTCGGTTCCTCCACCCTGTTCCTCCACCCCAGGACAACAGGTTGGGGGCGGCACAGAAGGTCAAGAATCAGAGGTTCCATAAGGCGGCACATAAAGGACCGACGGTGTGTAAGGAGTGCCCTTTGGGAGACTCTCGGATGGAGACGGCTGATCCTCTGACTGGAAGGGAGGAGGTTCCTGCAGCTCCACCCAGGAGGAGGTTCTTCATCAGAGCTCGGCGGCAGCTCAAGTGGGACAGCTACGACCGTTCTCAGGAGGGCCGGACCACCACGGTGCCAGGATTTATTGACTGGGGGCCAACAGGGACAGACAGCGTAGACGACGATGGCAAAAGGGGGCCCAATGTAACGCTGTCCACCAGAGCCTCGTCTGTCACCACGGCAACAACCGCTGGCACCACCCCCAGGCTCTCACAAAGGACGTTAACTGTGGTGACCACACCAGAGTCCAGGAGCACCACCAAATCCCCCCACAGCCACTCAGAGACTGCCACACCACCAAGACATGGGGACCCCCCAGGTAAGACCCACGGCAGATCAAACACTTTTAACAACTGGGGGGTCTCTGACTTTGTTGCTGTTGTCAGGTTATCAGCCTCACCTTCTTGCATAGATGCAAAGATGGAAACATGTTGGAGCTTCGCTATtgtgaaacaaacacacaaattagATTTACAACGACGCAACACATTGTATTTATGTGGATCCGTACGGACAGATCCAAATGGATCTTTGTGGATCCTTATGGATCCATGTGGATCCGTACGGACAGATCCACATGGATCTTTCTGTATGGATCTGCGGAGcttaaaacactttttgcaTAAATGCAGAGCTTCTAAAAGAAATATTCTTGTTTGCTAAATTAATTaactaattaattaattaatttgcaCTTTGCATATAAATTTCAG is from Oryzias latipes chromosome 7, ASM223467v1 and encodes:
- the ajap1 gene encoding adherens junction-associated protein 1 isoform X1, whose product is MSRIVCMLTRLHVNIFGANSQTALRPGGCVGRRVWILLAMTHFTLDFSACSPLSQGGKLTSKAAPRSRPRLQPLWDMPNKLQWRTVSPLARRFLHPVPPPQDNRLGAAQKVKNQRFHKAAHKGPTVCKECPLGDSRMETADPLTGREEVPAAPPRRRFFIRARRQLKWDSYDRSQEGRTTTVPGFIDWGPTGTDSVDDDGKRGPNVTLSTRASSVTTATTAGTTPRLSQRTLTVVTTPESRSTTKSPHSHSETATPPRHGDPPGLAVHQIITITVSLIMVIAALITTLVLKNCCSQSANGRHNSHQRKIHQQEESCQNLTDFTPARVPSKVDIFTAYNDSLQCSHECVRTAVPIYTDEMIQQTPVYKTAYNGNRPSPTERQLIPVAFVSEKWFEISC
- the ajap1 gene encoding adherens junction-associated protein 1 isoform X2 produces the protein MWIKRSVTRSQTALRPGGCVGRRVWILLAMTHFTLDFSACSPLSQGGKLTSKAAPRSRPRLQPLWDMPNKLQWRTVSPLARRFLHPVPPPQDNRLGAAQKVKNQRFHKAAHKGPTVCKECPLGDSRMETADPLTGREEVPAAPPRRRFFIRARRQLKWDSYDRSQEGRTTTVPGFIDWGPTGTDSVDDDGKRGPNVTLSTRASSVTTATTAGTTPRLSQRTLTVVTTPESRSTTKSPHSHSETATPPRHGDPPGLAVHQIITITVSLIMVIAALITTLVLKNCCSQSANGRHNSHQRKIHQQEESCQNLTDFTPARVPSKVDIFTAYNDSLQCSHECVRTAVPIYTDEMIQQTPVYKTAYNGNRPSPTERQLIPVAFVSEKWFEISC